GCGATACTAGGACCAAAGGCTTTCATATATGATTATGACAGTAGTTAATTTGCAATATAGACAATGAAATCTTACATAACGTGGGTAATTAACAACAATGTTGACAGCCTCCTGGTTACTGAGATGCTCCCATAGACCATCAGAAGCAAATATGAGAAATTGATCATCAGGGTGCAGTTTGTGTACTGAAATCGATGGCTCTGAACTAAGGACCGGTTTGAGGAAAGGTTCGGGCAGCCTAAATCTAGGGAGGAGAGGCTCTGTGTTGAACTCTGCCTTCTTCAAATATGCATCACCAATGGATCTTGAAACCTGCAAACGAAATTAGAAGCTCTTTTAACAAAAGTAATTCATACTGTTTTTTAAGTCACCCGCATCTTCGATAATCTCAGTATGCACTTTCCTGTTGCAGTGTTGCTTATTACTTGCTCAATCATGACGAGTATAATTGCTCATGCAGTGCCAAAATATGGGTCTGAGATATAGTAAGTGTCACAAAGACCTGAGATACTATAAGCTTCTAAATggaaacattttttaaaaatttttttttttaaaggctaGATGAATCAAAAAGCATTCATCgcataaaagctaaaatttgtgAAGATGGAACTCAAGCTAAAATTTATATAAGCGaaggtaaaaactaaaaaatgaagCTTGGAGAATCATGAATCATGATTCATAAGTAACTGTCtgacaaaggaaaaagaaaattcatttaaaaaaaaatgaaaatcccAAGACTAATACCTGTATGAGGCCTTTCACACGCCAAATTTTGTGCTTCAACACCACAATCTGTGAATCATGGGGATGCATTGACCGAAGTTCCTCCCTCACTGATTCCATATTTGCATTGTGCTCTGTGGATAGTTGAATAGCTGTGACTTCCCTAGTGCCTCTTTCTGCTCGGCCTAAAACCACCCGAGAATCTCCAACATTTGCAATATGTAAAAGTCCATTGCATATTATTCCCACCAAGCAACATGATCCAGCAGAAGCAATCTGTGGCTTACTAAGCCATTGCTTCTTAACAAGGGAGAGAAAGCTTTCTTCAGTTGCTGAGAAAGCCTTTTCGATGACATTTTCCGATATGCCCTGATGTTCAGTTGCATATCCTGCATCACAAGAGCAGAAAGTATATGACATCTAGCTCTATTTACAAAATCATTAAATGAAACAACCGGATTCCTGTTGGAACTAATTAAGAGTAGCAATTATTAGAGAGTGATAGGGAGTGCTATGCAAAGATGCATTGCATATCCAGAAGTTTAACTTTAAACCCACCATTCTTCATGCTGTTTTCAACTAAGAGTTAATCTTCATGGAATGAATGTAAAGGTTCACTTAAGGTAGCATAATTTTAAGAACGTGCATGAAACACATAATGGGGAATTTctccaaatattatttttttatttactgtTCTACCCTAGACCATAAGTATGTTTACTTTCTCTATCTTCTACTAGTAGTTGATTTCGCTAGCCGTTCAGGGATACTAACACGTCCAACTAGCCAGGTTTGTGCAAGGTTGCCAACTAATTATTAGTACATACAGAACCATtactaaaaattattgaaactaAGTCTTTAATGAAATTGAATGTATAGCCATGCATTAAAGATGATAACATACTTTTAAGATTGCAAAAAAGTTTGTCATTGACAAAACGTGAAGCCTCAGTTCCTCCATGTCCATCATACACCCCAACGAAGGTCCCCTGAGGACCTGAGTCTGTCCAACTCAATGGTCCAGACTCGAGTTGGCTTTGATCCTCCATCAAGCTATTGGCTTGAATTGTAGCCATTGAGAACTCCCCATGAACATGGTGCCCCAAATCCTTGTACCACAACAAACCATCACCCTCTACAGATGGTTTCCAACACGGCTTTACCATTctctcaacaacaacaagaagaagaagaaagtcttagtatcaaaattttgaagttgGCTATactctctctcaactctcaagcaACCACTTATTTAACACAGACACgtgttttatatttattatccAAATGACCCAGCaatcaaaatactttccaaaccCAACCTCAGCTCCAGTTTCTGCTTATGTTCTAAGCCTACATACCCTAACTCCTACATCATATAGTAGCAAACCAAGACACCACTAATATGAATAAATTTGAGATAAAACCAAAAGGGTATGGGCAAAATCAACTGAGAAGTGGGAACTGTCCCCTTCAGACAGGAAAGCAATGGTTTTTATGTGAGTTCAGAGAATATGGAGGTGTGCTGGTTCCGTGTACCTTGAACCTGGTTGAATGTGTTTGGTTGTTCTATATATGTGATGTTTCTGGAACAGACTTAGCTGTAAAAAGACAGAAAGATATGATATTGGCAGAGTTTAGACCATCATCAAAGTGATCAAAGGGAGCAATGGATAAGAGAAGGGATTGGAGTTTACCGACAGAAGATTTTAGATTGTTGTCAGATGAGATTTAAGATGACCAAATAAAGAGATTTAAACAACAAAGTCTGACATTGTTGTTGCTCATCTTtactttgtttttaaatgtttattttGGTTTGTGAGGCCAAGTTAAtttcatgggtttttttttggaaaatcgATGGCTGAGGTTTTGAGTTCTATAAACTTTATAAGCTTTAACCCATCATATCATGAAATTTTTGCTcatctccaaattttttttttttttttgtctgattGCTTGTCTCCTacttgattttctatttttcaggTTTTGAGGCATttctttatcttatttttttgaattattttgaaatacatTTACTATTgagcattaaaaaaaagttaaacaaacatacctatatttaaaaaattgtatataaattaaAAGGTCAATTACACATAACACCTATGTGTTGTACCTTAAAACAAAGTAACAAATATGAAATTAccttgtttaccaaaaaaaaaagaaaaaaaaaagaaattaccttGTGATTTATTTTGTGACACTTAGTTgcgtttttattttatgaagtaTTTCCACTaactttaacaaaatttgatgatgtggCAAGTGCTAATATTACatatagaaaaagaattaaagacAAAGATCATTCTACCCCTAATTTTTGGCTCCTAGTCTCCTTCAATCCTCATATGGATTTGTGTATTTTTACAAGGCTTAAGCGTAGAagaatcattttatttaattatttcccTATAGCTGTTATTTTTCTAataggtgttttttttattataaataatttgataattaggaGAGGGaaaatttgaactctaaatATCTCATTTGAAAACACTAAGAAATACTAATCAGATTTCATTAAAGTTAATGGAATGCCTAATAACAAACCACAAGGGAGGTAAATGCAGAATGCCTAGTATAAAGGAAATCACAAGTGAGGTAAATGTAAGACAAAAATGACAATTGATgcaaactttttattttttgagaatcaggtcaaatattttcattaatctTGTGCTAAATCAGTACTAACAAAGTGTTCAATGTGTGGTGGAACAACTTCCATCCAAACCAAATAGTGAGGAGAAGCAAGAACTCTTCTAGTAAGAGTATGAGATACAAAGTTAAATGGTGTATTTTGGATTTTCACCTCACAAATATTAAGATAATAATAGaaaatcattaaaaatgagaaaatctcCTTTAAGATTTATTCATTACATATATCACAAAGAGTtacataaaaaagtaatttttttctcaaatactTTTCAAATGCAAAGTTATGGTATTTTAAAACTAGGCCAAAATGTACTTTACATTCTCTAAGTTTGGGCCGCATCTAAATTTGGTCATTTAActttcaaaacttataatttatcattGACTATTGTAAT
The DNA window shown above is from Quercus lobata isolate SW786 chromosome 7, ValleyOak3.0 Primary Assembly, whole genome shotgun sequence and carries:
- the LOC115953937 gene encoding probable protein phosphatase 2C 38, yielding MVKPCWKPSVEGDGLLWYKDLGHHVHGEFSMATIQANSLMEDQSQLESGPLSWTDSGPQGTFVGVYDGHGGTEASRFVNDKLFCNLKRYATEHQGISENVIEKAFSATEESFLSLVKKQWLSKPQIASAGSCCLVGIICNGLLHIANVGDSRVVLGRAERGTREVTAIQLSTEHNANMESVREELRSMHPHDSQIVVLKHKIWRVKGLIQVSRSIGDAYLKKAEFNTEPLLPRFRLPEPFLKPVLSSEPSISVHKLHPDDQFLIFASDGLWEHLSNQEAVNIVVNYPRYGIARRLVKAALQEAAKKREMRYSDLKTIDRGVRRHFHDDITVIVVFIDPHSIHGSPLHSSPLSISGGGGVPATANS